The DNA window CCAAAATTGATCTAGAAAACCACCCCAAAGTTGATATGGTAATTGAAGGTTGTCAAAGTCATTTGATATATTTCTAATTGAGTATTAACTTATTGATTTTTGATAAAGGATTTTGTGTTAATTAAGATTTTCACTGAGGATCCAAATGTCATCCCTATCAATCATCGTTGGTAAGAACATAGGAAAAAGCTCAATTGCCTCGGTAGGGACAAATTTAATTACGACAGTGTTTTTGTTAAGAATAatgttaaaaacaaaaatagaaaggtgtaaattcttttatttttaaaagcagCTAAAAACTGTGGCTTTATGCATGTTTATATTCGGTTTCCCAAAACAATGTCTCTACAGGCGACTCAAAAGAATGTCCTATCTATTATTATGATACAAATATACTAACCAACCCAATTATTTCCGATCAAATTTGGCATCCGTAGCACCAATTTCGTATctccaaaacaaaaaaatatttgtttcacCAAAACTCTCTAAATTGGGGCATTTGAAGAGAAGATTTAACAAGAAATCTGAACTCATAATCCATGTTCAAATCTGGAAGACATACAAGGCAGAATTTCCTTCAGACAAAGCATCTTTCAATTTctatcactacaagaaaataaacATCTCCAAAGAAGCATAGTTACCAGAAATAACATCTCATCACTACCATAACAGGTCTAAGATTTCCCAATCCAATTTCTTCACATGGTAACTTTAACCCAACAAACCTGAGACAACATGAGATTCAAAACGAAGATAGACGGCAATAGTAACACCAAGGCCAGCTTGATGGCAAAAACaaccaagaccagtttcaaccTGAATGACAAAGCAACCAACAAATtcacatcaaaataaaaattcctAGCCGCACCTCTGCAATCAAGTGGATCAAAGTAGCATCACTTTATAACTACACGTACTTAAGCTTACAACACAAGAACGAAAAATTAATCAGCAATGCATAAATGCATGTTCACTTATAAAGTTTACATTCACAAATGCTAGTGGAACAGAGAAAACCTTGGATTAATTAATGCTTTGACAAAGATAAGCAATAAAATTAATTGGTCAATCATCCGGTTCATCCtttttttatgcattttcttGTTATCTGGAGGATGGAATGGCTGGACAAGTGATAGTTTGGAAATACAAGGCAGAGGGAGCATTGAACATATAAGATACATGTAAAATTGAATCCACATCTAATGGAGTACATAAAACCTaaattagggttaattaagtTGAACTCCTTGAGGTTTCCAACTATTACAAAAAAtccaattaattttaaaaattaccgCCTCCCTCTAGCTTTGTAGGagtgtataaaatataataaaaatgagAAATGTCTATTATATCtcaaaaacttttcataaaaataataataaaatgaaaaaatttgaaaatacgaCTAAactattttttgattttttgtaTATGTAATAAAAAACagtaaaaatatgaaaaaattgaaaatagtCAAAATTACAAGGGTATATTTTATTTCTCTAaatgtaataatttaatttttatataaatattgtaatcgtttttttattatttcaatttgattatatataattttagtcattatgatcacaaaaataaaattaattaaaatgcatTCAAAtctgataataataataaaatatgtcGAATATTGAAATTtctatttaatctaaataaacattaaaacttctaaaaaataattatgaaaaCATTAAAAATTACAACCAAAGGGGTTTTGATCAAgttataataagttttgttaATAAAATGGTAAATTTTGGAATGTAACAGAAATCTTTGAacagtaaaatattttttattaaattttttaatggaGAGGATAACGTGTAACGTAAAATAAGTAAAAATGCTAAGGGATGGTTAAAGCCATTTGGGTTTGGTTGAAATTTTCGTAAACCACAAAGGTGGTCAATGTAATTAACCCCTAAAATAACACAAAAGCTCACAGGAGACATTTTACGTCAAAATTAGACAGGGTCGGTCAGCAGTCTGAGGACGTCTCACAGAGACTTGctccttcaaaaacatgatGTAACAGCAATTCCATGTACTGTCATACTAACTTAATATGCAAGGCTCATATGATCTAAcaagcaataaataaataagcctCACTCACAAGAACTTCTGGTCCAATTCATAGTTCCAAAAGGTAAACTTTCATTTTGACTATCTACTGACACCGAAGGCAATTGATCGCATCCTCACAGATAATTAACTTACAATCCAGCCCGAAGATTAAATTAGTAAAAACCCAAATTAGCAATAATAAACCAGTTATGAAATTGTTCCATCACAGAGGACACAAGAGAGCTCACCAGGAGAAAAGCTAGACCCGCTACTACTGCTGATTCTGTGGAGCATTTGGCGGAGGAGGCATTCCAGGCCTAGGAGGACCAAACATAGGAATCTGTCCACCAGGAGGAGGCGGTGGCATTCCAGGCCTTGGTGGTTGTTGTCCAGGGGGAGGAGGTCCAGGGATTCCAGGTCTTGGCGGCCCAGGTGGTGGGGGAACCCTCATCATCTGAGGCGGTGGCATCATCTGAGGCCTCTGTCCATACTGCGGTGGTGGAGCAAACTGCCCAGGCGGAGCTCCAGGTCTGAACTGTTGTGGGGGAGGCGGCATATGTCCACCTGGCATCCCCGGCCTCACAGAAAATCCCCCTGGCGGCGGCAAGTTTGGAGGCCTCACCACCTGTGGTTGAGGTGGGTAAGACATCGGAGGCACAGCGATCTGCGGTGGGCGTGAAATCTGGGGTTGCATCATTCCAGGAGCCGGCCCACCAACGCCCCTCACGGGCCCAGCAAGTCCTGGCTGGGCTTGAATCAACGGCCCAGTGGGAACACCTCGGCCCGCCGCGCGACCAACTCCAGGGCCGGAAACAGCATTAGCGCCAGCAGGTTTGAGCCTCGACTCGTCGGGAGGCGGAGGGCCCTCCACCATGAGTGAAATCACTTCTTCGCCACGGAGGAGAACAAGGCCAAGAGTACGACGGTTTTCCCGTTCTTCCTTGGAACCTTTCGTCGGAGGTAGTTTGCGAAACTCTTCGCAGTCCCCGAGAACAAGATTCATGTGTCGATCGAATGCCATGAACTTCCCAACAAGCTGGCGGCCGTCCTGTATAGTCACTCGCATGCGGTAATTGATGTATTGAAGCATCTTCGAGCTCTTCGACATCGACATCTTTGcaaattccaaaaattaatCCAAATCCCTGTAGGGTTTTGAGTCGGAGTGGAAAAGGGGTTTAGGGCTTGAAGGGGATGAATGAGTTCAAGTGACGGTATTTATATTTGGGCTTCTCATAATGAAAAACCCATGATCTGGGCCGAGCTACATATGCTGGGTAAGCCGAAGGGTTTTGGGCTTTCGCTAACACATCTAAACGACGGCGTATCGTTCCCTTGAGGCCGAGCAGCACCGCTGCGCTGGAATTTTTTGAACCATGGCAGTGATAATCTGCTCCATTTACATGgcttcatctttatctaataattttatgttCAATGTTGGGTTTTTACAGAAACACTTCAGAGTTCGATAAGTTGCAATGAAATTTCCTTTTTTTCTTTGACAAAATTAAAATGGTAGCAACAGAAGCAAGAAAAAGAATGGTCAGGAGTTAGCTTCAACCCGGAGAACTTCATCCCGGGTCTCGTTATCGGGTTCATTGTCGGGTTTTTCTAGGACTTATCGAAGCCCATGAAAAGTTCGAGTTCCCAGAAAATTGGCGGCGAGAAACGTAACCAATCGAGCCTTTTATTTGCAATAGTGATGAAGAGCTCAAAATGGTCTGCAAATTTCTCCGTTCGCTCAATATTGCACTTTTCGATTTTTATAATTGTGTTATCGTTTATGATGTTATGAAGGTCCATATTTTCAGAATTTGTGAATTTCGACAAAATCTGGAAAAGAAAGCAGTTTTATATGGTTGTGAATTGTGATACGTCATAGATGCCATGTCTTTGTGTTTTATGTATAAGAATAGATTCATTGTGTTGTGCTGCAATGGGGACGTGTTGGAAAGACTGCTGTAGATGAAATCCATTTAAAGATTGGATTTTTGTTTGAGTGAATGCTCAGATTCTTCATGGTGCATTTGGCCATTGTCAGCAAATCATAAATTATGTGGCTTGGCAATGTAATTtgtttgtttcctttttctctgcTTTCTTGCCTGATTCAAAGTGGCAATATTTGGTTTTTGGTTAGGGAAACCGAAATGGTTAAATCTGTGTATTAGTAAGTGATAGTTTAGTTGTTTGAATATCCACAAAATCTGCTTGTTGATTTGAACTTCAACCAGTCAGCGAGTGCAACAGCTAAGAGTTTTGAACTGCGAATTTATTGACAGGTTTTTGTGGTTAGGCAAGACCTGAAAATGGGAGCTGGAATGATCGCATCTCAATGTGCTCGTAAgctgatttgatatcaaatgattttcaAGCTCCAATTTTTTTAACCTTGACTTTTGCATTTATTTATCCTTGTGATTGCTTTATTATGCAGATGCAGCCACTGGGATTTATTCAGAACTTATGGAAAGGTTCCCCTTTATTTGTTTCACCCAGTTACTGTTATGGctgaaaattctgcatgttgtCCACTTTTTACCTGCTGTACTATggaatcatcaaatttttgctCCCTTTGCAAAACTGAGTCTCTCTTTTTACTTGCTTAATGTCTACTTTGTTGTGATTCATTTAATCAGGAATAAGCTGAGGGATGCAGCTGAGAGCATTCGCCTTCCGACTTTCATTGTTGCTGATGCAGGACGTACCCAAGTAATACATTGTTCTTACCCTTTTCAAATCATCGCTGTTAGAAGCAACGGAAATCAGTGTATTTCACAAATCAAAATTTCAGCAGTTTTACTATGCAATTGTATAATCAATATGGTGATTTTCTTATTAGGATATTTGTATTAATATATGCAGGTTTCAGCGGGGTCAAATACCGTTCTTGCTATTGGACCAGGTGCTTTTCTCATCCAATCTTCTATCATCATAAAATGTTCGTTTTTCATGTCTTCGGAAATTTGGCTTTGTGTGGTTTCTTGTAGAA is part of the Primulina tabacum isolate GXHZ01 chromosome 18, ASM2559414v2, whole genome shotgun sequence genome and encodes:
- the LOC142532602 gene encoding uncharacterized protein LOC142532602 — translated: MSMSKSSKMLQYINYRMRVTIQDGRQLVGKFMAFDRHMNLVLGDCEEFRKLPPTKGSKEERENRRTLGLVLLRGEEVISLMVEGPPPPDESRLKPAGANAVSGPGVGRAAGRGVPTGPLIQAQPGLAGPVRGVGGPAPGMMQPQISRPPQIAVPPMSYPPQPQVVRPPNLPPPGGFSVRPGMPGGHMPPPPQQFRPGAPPGQFAPPPQYGQRPQMMPPPQMMRVPPPPGPPRPGIPGPPPPGQQPPRPGMPPPPPGGQIPMFGPPRPGMPPPPNAPQNQQ
- the LOC142532603 gene encoding uncharacterized protein LOC142532603 isoform X2 — its product is MVFVVRQDLKMGAGMIASQCAHAATGIYSELMERNKLRDAAESIRLPTFIVADAGRTQVSAGSNTVLAIGPGAFLIQSSIIIKCSFFMSSEIWLCVVSCRNQDMFNFSHGLAKGITTIHFPKSVPLEIVKIRFPELKHEHFLEPSM
- the LOC142532603 gene encoding uncharacterized protein LOC142532603 isoform X1 → MWLGNVFVVRQDLKMGAGMIASQCAHAATGIYSELMERNKLRDAAESIRLPTFIVADAGRTQVSAGSNTVLAIGPGAFLIQSSIIIKCSFFMSSEIWLCVVSCRNQDMFNFSHGLAKGITTIHFPKSVPLEIVKIRFPELKHEHFLEPSM
- the LOC142532603 gene encoding uncharacterized protein LOC142532603 isoform X3 translates to MWLGNVFVVRQDLKMGAGMIASQCAHAATGIYSELMERNKLRDAAESIRLPTFIVADAGRTQVSAGSNTVLAIGPGSKSAVDSVTGNQRLL
- the LOC142532603 gene encoding uncharacterized protein LOC142532603 isoform X4, with product MQPLGFIQNLWKRNKLRDAAESIRLPTFIVADAGRTQDICINICRFQRGQIPFLLLDQGVNQLWILLPGINGCFDIGSQL